The Nymphaea colorata isolate Beijing-Zhang1983 chromosome 11, ASM883128v2, whole genome shotgun sequence genome includes the window TGACAACGAAAGAATTGTGTTCCTGCAACAACTGTTTTTAAAATACACGGTACACTTCGTTTGGTTCTAGAAAACGTTATGCAAGTAATTCAACAAGTAAACATTAAACATaacatattatattttataaaacaagaataaggtgCTTTTTGAAACATACATTATAGGAATATGTACTTTAACGATATAAAATCTTCTTACCAAACATTCTCTCATAGCCTCCACACAAAAGCACATGGTAAAGAACTTATCGACAAAGTGTGTGCATTTTTAATATAAGACAGGAGAGGAAAAAACGGGAAGAACAAGTCTGGTCACGCTGCTAAAACTGGGGGCTTGGTGGAGAGGAGCTATGGGGGAGGCGGCGAACCGGCAGTCAATCACAATTTCCCAAAGTACTAAGTGTAGTGTGGAGCACAAATCTCCATCAAGTTGCAGAGACTGTGGTGGAGCATGCACCGTCTCGTCAACTTGTGATTTCCCTGTTAAACTAATAGCTGAAAACATGAAAGCAGCCGGTGTCTCTGTATTATCCACGGAGACATcggataaaattggaacgataaCAAGAAGATTAGAATCGCCCCTGCACAAGGATGACACACAcatatccctctctctctctctctctctctctctctcttttccagtTACCCATGTGGTGTTCGACCAAGGTTTCCTGCCCCAAGCGCAATACAATTATACAGCAGACAGGAAAAGCACTGCGGGAAAGATATTAAAACTTAAAGAAACTTAAAGATGCAggcgttttttaaaaatatctatGCGGTCCTTATAGAAAAGAATCCAGTACTTTAAATATGAAGCTTGTTTCAACACAACAATGACATGGCCCAAACACCAATCTCAGGGGTACAGAACAACCAGAACATGGTGCGCTAAGCATGTGGGTTGGCAAGTCGGAAATGGATAGACAACTGGGCACTTATGCTCATCATTAAGaggggaagaaagaaacaaagaaaagaaccaTTAGCATCCTGATGAGGAAATGGCCAGATGCTTAAATAATATCTGACTGTGAGTCCAAGTCCCAGTTGTTAAAGCTCTTATCAGACTCATGAATTTGGTCATGGAAGACATACGTATCagacaaaaaaattaagaaccttCGTTTTGTCACTTGTGGTTGTTTACTAACTATTTCTTGGCAAACGTATCCTTTAGCATGGTTCACGGTTCAGAGACTGACAGCCGGAGCATGGGGTGGCCCCTAATGTCTCACAAGTTATGGACCTTTTGCCCGACTATGGAAGGCCCTGAACGAAAAATCCAAAAACCACATATCCGTGCGAGGAATCCTATTACAGGCTTTATATCATACTAAATATGCATCATGCAGATATAGTCATGGACGTAGTTTTGATAAATGAAGCAATAGCTTAAGAGGAAACTGACGGCCAACCCAGAACCTACAACTATCAACCATTAAATCTAGGCCAAAACAGGCTTAAGGAGTAAGAAAAACTGTTAAATGGGTCATATCCCTCTCTCATTCACCATCTCCTCCCCAAAAGCCAGTTGGATCATGCTTCTGTAACATGTGCACAATGAAAAATCCAAAACTATGGGAACACGACTTATAGTTGTCATAAAACTTGGTGAAGCAGAATCCTTTTGGTGACAAATGCATCCTTACAGCACTTGATGTTATCAAcggagaagagaaaaaccagAACACGATAAAAACCAAGCTAAAAGCCATGAATGAATTAGACAGCATGTTCAGATACAATTTGCAAAAGTTGGTAAATCAATAAAGCAATATAGGAGGAAGTAAAAATGTCACGCGAGCCTCAATTCATATTCACCAGCCATGGTTATGTATCTCACCCAAGGAAGGGCTTGATATCCACTCTTTTCAATGATTTTAAGGTACCGAACCTACAACATcaacaacaggaaaaaaaaaagattaaaccATATTTCAAACAGATGGACAAAGAATCAGAATCATTTTCCATGATTTTGAACAGATTAGCAGATCATTCAGCTCCATTATCACCAACTTTTTTCTCAGATTATTAGTGGTGTTTATAATTTTACACTACTCCATGAACACTTAAAACTTTCATCAACCAGTTTGCTGGATGAGTCATGGCCAAACACCACTGATTACACACGAATACACAGAAACAAATATTCCTATATCAGTTCAGGAACAtccatgcacatgcacacatacagAGGCATGAGAAGAGATACCTAGAAATAGAAACTATTGTGCTTCAAGCCATTTATATTTTCCCTATCTTCCTGGATGTGTGAGATGGGGATAAAAGAACCAATTTAAGAGAAATCAACACTTAGATGGATCATCACAAAGTCAAGACAAAAGAAATACAAGAATGtcaatattttgaatatatggaAATATTTACTTGAGATATTCATAAAGTTGGGTTGCCAACAGAGGCCGTACTATCAACAATACATGGttatatctgattttaaatttgttcAGGAGGTTGATGTTTAACTGTTATAAAAACGCAGCTGCTCTTTTAACCTTACTTCCTTTGAGAAGGTTCTGAGTATATCAAGCAATTATTTAACTGTACACTTCCCAAACATTGTTCTAGCCGGTTTGACGATCCTATAACTGTAGGACTACACACGATATTGAATCCAACTCTAACTGGCACACAATAAGTGCTTATCATGGCTCTGGGTGATTCTGCAAGCAGGAAATTGAACACTATCAATAACAATAATTTGCCAAATTGTGAGAGTCATATGAATGGTTACTCCATGATTGGGATGAGCACATCTTTTTCCCTTATTCTGGTAAAGTTTTTCCTTCACTGATCATGTCCTTAGTAGAAAAATTAGTGAACTAGATGTGGCATTTTAACAAGGAACTAATAAATGCTTGTATGGAAATAATGAAACACAATTTACTGAGGTATGTCTTCTAAATAATGAATAATTTCTAACACCATGTTTGAGTAGTAATTGTCCTGCTATCTATATCTTTCCTGCCTGTTCAATATTTGCTATGTTATCATGCAGAAATAATCAGAGGAAATTCTATCTCCATTGAAAAAGTTGGAGTACCTGTGCCTTCAAGTCGGTGGAAGAAGATGTTGCTCTACATATACAACTATAACATACTCAATCTTGAGAAGCTAAGAACCTCGAGTCAATAGGCTCATGGAAACCAACTTAGTTCATTTCAGAATAATTATATAAccattaaaaacatgaaataaaatcCTCTCGAGATGTATCCATGGATTATTGTCCACAATTCGTGAGGTCAATAAGATACCAACAAGAGGCAAAATCCACACAGGGACAAGAAAAAACCTGTATTCCTGAGACTGTGAAGTATGGAATCTCAAACTTCACACGAATAGGAGCCTTTTTCTCTGGTGTTGCTTCTTCTGAAGTTATACTTGGCAAACTGAACTCTGCACGCAACATATACTCCTAGACGACCAAATAAAAGATCAATGTAAAACTAAAATGAGAACTTAATATTGCAGATGATTACATGGAAAAAAACCTCCAAACAGAGCCTAGAACAATGTGATTCAACCAAACATAACACACCTTTCCACCAGGAAATGACTTTATTTTCCatacaaatgcatcattttcagGAGCATATGAAGCAGATCCCATAGAAGTCCGTACATTAGGGTTGGTGGCATCTGAGGGCACAGGAAGCTCAATTTCAACATTTGTTGCAGTGCTGCAGACAATCATTCCAGCAATACCATGAAGCAATCAGGATTGAATACTAGAACCAAAAGAGAATGCAAGCAAGAACTATCAAAGAACCTACCTACGTTCCTTGAATTGACTCCTGGCCTTAACCATGAATTCTATTCGGCTTCTTGAATGCCTCTCTACTTGAGCTTCCACCCATATCAAAGGTTTTACCTAGAACAGCTAACAGTTCAAGTTTCATGTGCaggggaaggaaagagagagggagagagtgagggagggagagacagagggagagagggagagagagagagagagagagggaggaagagagagagagagagagagagagagagagagagagagagacacctGAGTGCTAAGCCTGTATGTCATCAGATCGAAAGATCCATCAGGAGGTATAAAGGATATTGTTCGGTCATTCTCAAAACGAGCCAAACGCACACATCTAGAAAAAAGACAAACTATGAGGTTAGAAATTTATGTTCCTTGTTATCTACTGAAACAAACATGCATGAGCCAAAATAGCTcttaaggaaaaggaaaggagggaaaaaaaaaatctacataCTGGTGGAACTTTATGTCATCCAGATCAATTGCTTTGCCCTTTGTCGTTCGACCTTGAGCCTCCAAAAGTACACGATCATTCAGCCCTAGCTTACACTCTGGCATTCCACTGAGAAAATAAGGATACATTAGTTCTTGTTTAGACTTGCAAAGGATGGAGAGAAAAGTGGCACTTGTTATATGCTGACTATTCAATTAAAATTGAAAGTACTCTCAAATAAGCCACTGTCTATTCCTTTGTACAGCACAGATATATGCATAGACATATATGCACCCTCTTCAGGATAACATATTTGACAGAGACACTATTCTGCAGAAACAATCTCACTCATTTCTTAAAGCAGCAACCAGATGACCTTCACTAAGATGCATAGTGATATGATATATCCTCCAACAACTGTAAGAGGATCTTCTCTAACTTGGCAGATAAAAGAAGTGCTATGAGAAATCCAAGCACCACAGACAGCCCGACTGCTGCGACTCATTGGTAAGGGACATACATGGGTCTCTGCAATGTGCAGATTATGCATAAGTTTCCGCTCCAGCTCCCCCAGCACATAAGAAAGAGTCATATGTGAAAAGGTATTGGTTTGCAGAGATACTTTGGGCTTGACTCGGATGTGTCTAATACAAAGTCACCAATGGCTAACTGGAAACAAATGGCTGGAAAGAGAAGGATAAAAGGCTTGATGCTTATGATCCAGGCTATGATCATCAAATGTCTCAAATCTCAtcgaaaaggaaaaattataatgttttctttttctcaggttacatgaaaaagaaaaatcgttACATTATCTATGAGGGAAAGATTGGAAGATGCCATGCACAAACCAAGAGAATGATATACCTCAAATATGTTCTCATTTTCAAGGCACCAACAACATCAGATCGAATAATCTGGCCATTGCTATTTACAAGTATGTTGACACTTTCCACCACATCCAAAAACACCTGAAATGTGATAGGCTCTAAGAGCTTAAAATACAGTATCACTAATCAAATTTAAACAAATACTCATAGAGGAAATAGAAATTAGACCcacttcatttttcttgtatCTTATTCCCTCACTGCGCCATGATACAGCATTAGTGACAGCCATGGGAGGGCGTTGCATGACTTCCATCCTATAAGCATCCGTTTTGATAAACTCACTAAGAATCTTTGCCTCAGTATACTGAGGATAGCCAAAATCCATCATTTCATCAAGCAATTCATACTGCAAATAGGACCCAAATCAGTACATGCAAAGCAAGTGTGCTTCTGTAGGAAATGTGTGGAGCATCTATCATGTATTCATGTTTAATACTTCCAATTTTAGCTTGACTTGACATGGCAGAATTGCAGATACAGCTCAAgtttcatgtatatataaacaagttAACATTCCTAGTGAGAATGTACCTTTTTTGTATAGTTTTAGAGGATGATGAAGATAATAAAGAAAAGGGCTTACCACAACAACAAAATTATCTCTAAGAGATTCTTCTTCTAACTCCTCAAAGTAATGCTTGAAAACCTAGCACAGTGCAAACATGAACAGAAACGTCAAGGGATTGATCATAAATATTAAGCAAATACACTGTGAGATACAGAATACCAACTCATTTCAAGATGTTCTTGAACTACATTTTCTATATATGGTGTGTCCTTAAAACATTCTATTAAATGAAAGCAGAAAAAATGGAATACAAACTGTGAAATGCGAATGAAGGCTAATACCAAGAATCTAGAAAGAATTTGTATCAAGAAACCTTACATCAACCAGCCTATGCAGAAACAGGAGAAGACTTGCTGCATTACAATTCTGTCTGGCAGCTGTCATGAGATAAACATTATTATGTTGAATGAACATGTATGTAACACCATCATCATAAACAACTGGATTGTGAGAGTCAGGGTCCCCCTGTCATatgtaataaagaaaaaaagagtacATCACCATAAAGATGTAATTGAATTTGCCTTTTGGAGAGTGAACCTAGTAATCAGTTTAAATTTGTATAAAGAACCAAAGCAGCAAAGCAAATCcaagagaataaaatgaaacaGGAACATAAAACTTTCTGAATGAGTTTGACATATTGTgccagaaaatgaaagagaaccATAACTACAAATAAGTAAACTAAAAGCAACAGTTACAGGTTACAAGAGGAATGTGTACTTGTATCAAAATCGTTAACCATTCTTTTGCAAAAGTGGACCATGTTAACATGATTGACTAGTTGTTAATCATATCTGCACATCAACATCACACCAGATCATAACCATGATGGGATTGTGTCTTCTACTTCTATGCTTGAGTGCTGAATATACATGTGCAGATAGCAAAATTTTGACACAGATGTCAGTTAGGGATTTTGACCATGATAAGCAGTTCACAGCATCACCTTAGAGACAAGATAATTGTGCACTTATTCATTG containing:
- the LOC116265039 gene encoding AP-1 complex subunit mu-2-like; this translates as MAGATSALFLLDIKGRVLVWRDYRGDVSATQAERFFMKLIEKEGDPDSHNPVVYDDGVTYMFIQHNNVYLMTAARQNCNAASLLLFLHRLVDVFKHYFEELEEESLRDNFVVVYELLDEMMDFGYPQYTEAKILSEFIKTDAYRMEVMQRPPMAVTNAVSWRSEGIRYKKNEVFLDVVESVNILVNSNGQIIRSDVVGALKMRTYLSGMPECKLGLNDRVLLEAQGRTTKGKAIDLDDIKFHQCVRLARFENDRTISFIPPDGSFDLMTYRLSTQVKPLIWVEAQVERHSRSRIEFMVKARSQFKERSTATNVEIELPVPSDATNPNVRTSMGSASYAPENDAFVWKIKSFPGGKEYMLRAEFSLPSITSEEATPEKKAPIRVKFEIPYFTVSGIQVRYLKIIEKSGYQALPWVRYITMAGEYELRLA